A part of Kitasatospora acidiphila genomic DNA contains:
- a CDS encoding ATP-binding cassette domain-containing protein has protein sequence MVSAIHAEDLVKTFGDVRALDGVSLDVPEGTVLGLLGPNGAGKTTAVRVLTTLLRPDSGRATVAGVDVLKHPGLVRSRIGLSGQYAAVDEYLTGRENLRMVGELYQMTAGDARARADELLEWFSLADAGDRTAKTYSGGMRRRLDLAAALVVRPPVMFLDEPTTGLDPRNRMALWEVIETLVAEGTTLLLTTQYLEEADRLAHDIAVVDRGRVIARGTADQLKAQIGGERVEVVVHERERIGAAVEALARYAVGEASVERNTRRITIPITGGAKVLADVIRDLDARDVEIDDIGLRRPTLDDVFLSLTGHATETAGTGEQPQEAVR, from the coding sequence ATGGTGTCGGCCATCCACGCCGAGGATCTGGTGAAGACCTTCGGTGACGTGCGCGCGCTGGACGGGGTGAGCCTGGACGTCCCGGAGGGGACGGTGCTGGGCCTGCTGGGCCCGAACGGGGCCGGCAAGACCACCGCCGTCCGCGTGCTCACCACACTGCTGCGGCCCGACTCGGGCCGGGCCACGGTGGCCGGGGTGGACGTGCTCAAGCACCCCGGCCTGGTCCGCAGCCGGATCGGGCTGTCCGGCCAGTACGCCGCCGTGGACGAGTACCTGACGGGCCGCGAGAACCTGCGGATGGTCGGTGAGCTCTACCAGATGACCGCCGGGGACGCCCGGGCCAGGGCCGACGAACTGCTGGAGTGGTTCAGCCTCGCGGACGCCGGCGACCGCACCGCCAAGACCTACTCCGGAGGCATGCGGCGCCGCCTCGACCTGGCCGCCGCGCTGGTGGTCCGCCCGCCGGTGATGTTCCTGGACGAGCCCACCACCGGCCTGGACCCGCGCAACCGGATGGCGCTCTGGGAGGTCATCGAGACCCTGGTCGCCGAGGGCACCACCCTGCTGCTCACCACCCAGTACCTGGAGGAGGCCGACCGGCTGGCCCACGACATCGCGGTGGTGGACCGCGGCCGGGTGATCGCGCGCGGCACCGCCGACCAGCTGAAGGCGCAGATCGGCGGCGAGCGGGTCGAGGTGGTGGTGCACGAGCGGGAGCGGATCGGCGCCGCCGTCGAGGCGCTGGCGCGCTACGCGGTGGGCGAGGCCAGCGTGGAGCGGAACACCCGCAGGATCACCATCCCGATCACCGGCGGCGCCAAGGTGCTCGCCGATGTGATCCGCGACCTGGACGCCCGGGACGTGGAGATCGACGACATCGGCCTGCGCCGCCCCACCCTGGACGACGTCTTCCTGTCCCTGACCGGGCACGCCACCGAGACCGCCGGCACCGGCGAGCAGCCGCAGGAGGCCGTGAGATGA
- a CDS encoding ABC transporter permease has product MTATGHAIGAAVPRQRRGLAAMAHDSRVVAKRNLRRMVRIPEIVVFGLLQPVMFVLLFSYVMGGAIQIPNAGASSKTYTQYLMAGIFAQTVTFAVAGASAGIAEDMTKGLVDRFRSLPMTRSAVLVGRTLADLCQTAFTLLVLALVALAVGWRIHHGVPQALGGFALLLLLGYAFSWIGALIGLSVRSPEAATSAGLIWLFPLTFISNAFVPVSSMPSWLQPIAYWNPFSATVQACRNLFGNQVGPVDKSWPMQHAIGVSIVSSLAVMALFSWLSVRKYRSAAGRA; this is encoded by the coding sequence ATGACCGCGACCGGGCACGCCATCGGCGCCGCCGTCCCGCGCCAGCGGCGGGGGCTGGCCGCGATGGCCCACGACTCCCGGGTGGTGGCCAAGCGCAATCTGCGCCGGATGGTGCGGATCCCCGAGATCGTGGTGTTCGGGCTGCTCCAGCCGGTGATGTTCGTGCTGCTCTTCTCGTACGTGATGGGCGGCGCCATCCAGATCCCGAACGCCGGGGCCAGCTCCAAGACCTACACCCAGTACCTGATGGCCGGGATCTTCGCGCAGACCGTCACCTTCGCGGTGGCCGGTGCCTCGGCCGGCATCGCGGAGGACATGACCAAGGGCCTGGTGGACCGGTTCCGCTCACTGCCGATGACCAGGTCGGCGGTGCTGGTCGGGCGCACCCTGGCCGACCTGTGCCAGACCGCGTTCACCCTGCTGGTGCTGGCCCTGGTGGCGCTGGCGGTCGGCTGGCGGATCCACCACGGCGTCCCGCAGGCGCTGGGCGGCTTCGCGCTGCTCCTGCTGCTGGGCTACGCGTTCTCCTGGATCGGGGCGCTGATCGGGCTCTCGGTGCGCAGTCCGGAGGCGGCCACCTCGGCGGGGCTGATCTGGCTCTTCCCGCTGACCTTCATCTCCAACGCGTTCGTGCCGGTCAGCAGCATGCCGAGCTGGCTGCAGCCGATCGCCTACTGGAACCCGTTCAGCGCCACCGTGCAAGCCTGCCGCAACCTGTTCGGCAACCAGGTCGGGCCGGTGGACAAGTCCTGGCCGATGCAGCACGCGATCGGGGTGTCGATCGTGTCGTCGCTGGCGGTGATGGCGCTCTTCTCGTGGCTCTCGGTGCGCAAGTACCGCTCGGCGGCCGGTCGGGCGTAG
- a CDS encoding SGNH/GDSL hydrolase family protein — MPGSHHSRARVARRIATAAAYGGGGLGLLGMGLAGVLITEGRLAIRAVGVLEGDPPKADGLYGDGFVDPADAGRKPLVLAFLGDSTAVGLGVRRSRETPGSLLAAGLASVAEHRVELVNVAVSGARSDDLARQVRHALTARPDVAVIMIGANDVRRRTPPTQAVRLLGEAVRDLRTFGCEVVVGTCPDLGTIKPVRPPLRWLARRVSRQLAAAQTIAVVEAGGRTVSLGSLLGPEFAARPELFASDRFHPSAQGYATAAMAVLPSVCAALDLWPQEMAPPEPGNREAVLPMAVAAATAAGRSGTEVASAIEGAGGRRWALVKQRLRFALPAGIGPDTSASSHPEPDDARTTWE, encoded by the coding sequence ATGCCAGGGTCGCACCACTCACGGGCCAGGGTGGCGCGCCGGATCGCCACCGCGGCGGCGTACGGCGGTGGCGGCCTGGGGCTGCTCGGGATGGGCCTGGCCGGGGTGCTGATCACCGAGGGCCGGCTGGCGATAAGGGCCGTCGGGGTGCTGGAGGGCGATCCGCCGAAGGCCGACGGGCTCTACGGGGACGGCTTCGTCGACCCGGCCGACGCCGGGCGCAAGCCGCTGGTGCTGGCGTTCCTGGGCGACTCCACCGCGGTCGGCCTGGGGGTGCGGCGCAGCCGGGAGACCCCGGGCTCGCTGCTCGCGGCCGGGCTCGCCTCGGTCGCCGAGCACCGGGTCGAGCTGGTCAACGTGGCGGTCTCCGGCGCCCGTTCCGACGACCTGGCGCGCCAGGTGCGGCACGCGCTCACGGCCCGCCCGGACGTCGCCGTGATCATGATCGGTGCCAATGACGTGCGACGGCGCACCCCGCCGACCCAGGCGGTGCGGCTGCTCGGCGAGGCGGTGCGCGACCTGCGCACCTTCGGCTGCGAGGTGGTGGTGGGCACCTGCCCGGATCTGGGCACCATCAAGCCGGTGCGGCCGCCGCTGCGCTGGCTGGCCCGGCGGGTCAGCCGGCAGCTGGCCGCCGCGCAGACCATAGCGGTGGTGGAGGCCGGCGGGCGGACGGTGTCGCTGGGCTCGCTGCTCGGGCCGGAGTTCGCGGCCCGCCCCGAGCTGTTCGCCTCGGACCGGTTCCACCCCTCCGCCCAGGGCTATGCCACGGCCGCGATGGCGGTGCTGCCGTCGGTCTGCGCGGCGCTCGACCTGTGGCCGCAGGAGATGGCGCCGCCCGAGCCGGGCAACCGGGAGGCGGTGCTGCCGATGGCGGTGGCGGCGGCGACCGCGGCCGGGCGGTCCGGCACCGAGGTGGCCTCGGCCATCGAGGGTGCGGGCGGGCGGCGCTGGGCATTGGTCAAGCAGCGGCTGCGGTTCGCACTGCCTGCCGGTATCGGCCCGGATACGTCGGCCAGCTCACACCCGGAGCCGGATGACGCACGGACTACTTGGGAGTAA
- the greA gene encoding transcription elongation factor GreA, giving the protein MTQTSDNVTWLTQAGYDKLKDELDHLTGPARSEISQKIEQAREEGDLKENAGYHAAREEQGKMELRIRQLTQLLERAKVGEAPADSGVVAPGMLVTVAFDGDMDDTMSFLLGSREEAADTVDVYSPQSPLGQAINGKKIDENATYELPNGKKATVKIVSAKPYTG; this is encoded by the coding sequence GTGACCCAGACCAGCGATAACGTGACCTGGCTCACTCAAGCCGGCTACGACAAGCTCAAGGACGAGCTGGATCACCTCACCGGTCCCGCCCGCTCCGAGATCTCCCAGAAGATCGAGCAGGCCCGCGAAGAGGGTGACCTCAAGGAGAACGCCGGCTACCACGCCGCCCGCGAGGAGCAGGGCAAGATGGAGCTGCGGATCCGCCAGCTCACCCAGCTCCTGGAGCGCGCCAAGGTCGGCGAGGCGCCCGCCGACTCCGGCGTGGTGGCCCCCGGCATGCTGGTGACCGTCGCCTTCGACGGCGACATGGACGACACCATGTCCTTCCTGCTCGGCTCCCGCGAGGAGGCCGCCGACACCGTGGACGTCTACTCCCCGCAGTCGCCGCTCGGCCAGGCCATCAACGGCAAGAAGATCGACGAGAACGCCACCTACGAGCTGCCCAACGGCAAGAAGGCGACCGTGAAGATCGTCTCCGCCAAGCCGTACACCGGCTGA
- a CDS encoding acetyl-CoA C-acetyltransferase gives MPEAVIVSAARSPIGRAFKGSLKDMRPDDLTAAMIQAALAKVPQLDPREIDDLMLGCGLPGGEQGHNLARIVAVQMGMDYLPGTTITRYCSSSLQTTRMALHAIKAGEGDVFISAGVETVSRSIKGTSDGMPDTQNPLFAEAVARTAKRAEEGGGKWHDPREDGLLPDAYIAMGQTAENLAALKGITRADQDEFGVRSQNLAEAAVKAGFWEREIVPVTLPDGTVVSKDDGPRAGVSLEGVQGLKPVFRPDGTVTAGNCCPLNDGAAALVIMSDTKARELGITPLARVVSTGVSALSPEIMGYGPVEASRQALKRAGLTIGDIDLVEINEAFAAQVIPSYRDLGIDIDKLNVNGGAIAVGHPFGMTGARITTTLINSLQWHDKQFGLETMCVGGGQGMAMVIERLS, from the coding sequence ATGCCCGAAGCCGTCATCGTCAGCGCAGCCCGGTCGCCGATCGGCCGTGCCTTCAAGGGCTCGCTCAAGGACATGCGCCCGGACGACCTGACCGCCGCCATGATCCAGGCCGCCCTCGCCAAGGTGCCGCAGCTGGACCCGCGCGAGATCGACGACCTGATGCTGGGCTGCGGCCTGCCGGGCGGCGAGCAGGGCCACAACCTGGCCCGGATCGTCGCGGTGCAGATGGGCATGGACTACCTGCCCGGCACCACCATCACCCGCTACTGCTCCTCCTCGCTGCAGACCACCCGGATGGCGCTGCACGCGATCAAGGCGGGCGAGGGCGACGTCTTCATCTCGGCCGGCGTGGAGACCGTCTCGCGCAGCATCAAGGGCACCTCGGACGGGATGCCGGACACCCAGAACCCGCTCTTCGCCGAGGCGGTGGCCCGCACCGCCAAGCGCGCCGAGGAGGGCGGCGGCAAGTGGCACGACCCGCGCGAGGACGGGCTGCTGCCGGACGCCTACATCGCGATGGGCCAGACCGCCGAGAACCTGGCCGCGCTCAAGGGCATCACCCGGGCCGACCAGGACGAGTTCGGCGTCCGCTCGCAGAACCTCGCCGAGGCCGCGGTCAAGGCCGGCTTCTGGGAGCGCGAGATCGTCCCGGTGACGCTGCCGGACGGCACCGTGGTCAGCAAGGACGACGGCCCGCGCGCCGGCGTCAGCCTGGAGGGCGTGCAGGGCCTCAAGCCGGTCTTCCGCCCGGACGGCACGGTCACCGCCGGCAACTGCTGCCCGCTGAACGACGGGGCGGCCGCGCTGGTCATCATGTCCGACACCAAGGCCCGCGAGCTGGGCATCACGCCGCTGGCCCGGGTGGTCTCCACCGGCGTCTCGGCGCTCTCCCCGGAGATCATGGGCTACGGCCCGGTGGAGGCCTCCCGGCAGGCGCTGAAGCGGGCCGGGCTGACCATCGGCGACATCGACCTGGTGGAGATCAACGAAGCGTTCGCCGCGCAGGTCATCCCGTCCTACCGGGACCTGGGCATCGACATCGACAAGCTGAACGTCAACGGCGGCGCGATCGCGGTCGGCCACCCGTTCGGCATGACCGGCGCCCGGATCACCACCACCCTGATCAACTCCCTGCAGTGGCACGACAAGCAGTTCGGCCTGGAGACCATGTGCGTGGGCGGCGGCCAGGGCATGGCGATGGTGATCGAGCGTCTCAGCTAG
- a CDS encoding cystathionine gamma-synthase — translation MTDHQHPQGFETIAIHAGQEADPVTGAVVPPIYQVSTYKQDGVGGLRGGYEYSRSANPTRTALEECLAALEGGQRGLAFASGLAAEDTLLRTILKPGDHIVIPNDAYGGTFRLFNKVLTRWGISFDVADTQHPEQVRAAIKPNTKAVWVETPSNPLLGITDIAAVAQVAHAAGALLVVDNTFASPYLQQPLALGADVVVHSTTKYMGGHSDVVGGALVAADAGLGEELAYHQNAMGAVAGPFDSWLVLRGIKTLGVRMDRHSANAEQIVALLRRHPKVTKIYYPGLVEHANHEVAAKQMKAFGGMVSFCVEGGEQAAVEVCNRAKLFTLGESLGGVESLIEHPGRMTHASVAGSLLEVPADLVRVSVGIESADDLVADLAQALD, via the coding sequence ATGACCGATCACCAGCATCCTCAGGGCTTCGAGACCATCGCCATCCACGCGGGTCAGGAAGCCGACCCCGTTACCGGCGCGGTCGTCCCTCCGATCTACCAGGTGTCCACCTACAAGCAGGACGGTGTCGGCGGCCTGCGCGGCGGCTACGAGTACAGCCGGTCGGCGAACCCGACCCGCACCGCGCTGGAGGAGTGCCTGGCCGCGCTGGAGGGCGGGCAGCGCGGGCTGGCCTTCGCCTCCGGTCTGGCCGCGGAGGACACCCTGCTGCGCACCATCCTCAAGCCGGGCGACCACATCGTGATCCCCAACGACGCCTACGGCGGCACCTTCCGGCTGTTCAACAAGGTGCTCACCCGCTGGGGCATCAGCTTCGACGTGGCCGACACCCAGCACCCGGAGCAGGTGCGCGCGGCGATCAAGCCGAACACCAAGGCGGTCTGGGTGGAGACCCCGTCCAACCCGCTGCTGGGCATCACCGACATCGCCGCGGTGGCGCAGGTGGCGCACGCCGCCGGCGCGCTGCTGGTGGTGGACAACACCTTCGCGAGCCCCTACCTGCAGCAGCCGCTGGCGCTTGGCGCCGACGTGGTGGTGCACTCGACCACCAAGTACATGGGCGGCCACTCGGACGTGGTCGGCGGTGCCCTGGTCGCGGCGGACGCCGGGCTGGGCGAGGAACTCGCCTACCACCAGAACGCGATGGGCGCGGTCGCCGGCCCGTTCGACTCCTGGCTGGTGCTGCGCGGCATCAAGACGCTGGGGGTCCGGATGGACCGCCACAGCGCCAACGCCGAGCAGATCGTGGCGCTGCTGCGCCGCCACCCCAAGGTCACGAAGATCTACTACCCGGGCCTGGTCGAGCACGCCAACCACGAGGTGGCCGCCAAGCAGATGAAGGCCTTCGGCGGCATGGTCTCGTTCTGCGTCGAGGGCGGCGAGCAGGCCGCGGTCGAGGTCTGCAACCGGGCCAAGCTGTTCACCCTGGGCGAGTCGCTGGGCGGCGTGGAGTCGCTGATCGAGCACCCGGGCCGGATGACCCACGCCTCGGTGGCCGGCTCGCTCCTGGAGGTGCCGGCCGACCTGGTGCGCGTCTCGGTGGGCATCGAGTCCGCCGACGACCTGGTCGCCGACCTGGCGCAGGCGCTGGACTGA
- a CDS encoding ABC transporter ATP-binding protein, translating to MTTTTAAVRTGRAAAKAVGLNKVYGAGETRVVALDDVSVEFRQGEFTAIMGPSGSGKSTLMHCMAGLDAVSSGSATIGDTELVGLKDKQLTQLRRDKIGFIFQAFNLLPTLTALENITLPMDIAGRKVDKAWLDAVVDTVGLSGRLSHRPSQLSGGQQQRVACARALAGRPEIIFADEPTGNLDSRSGGEILAFLRNSVRDLGQTVVMVTHDPVAASYADRVVFLADGRIVDELTAPTADAVLDRMRSFDAKGRTS from the coding sequence ATGACCACGACGACCGCGGCCGTTCGAACCGGCCGCGCGGCCGCCAAGGCAGTCGGACTCAACAAGGTCTACGGCGCCGGCGAGACCAGGGTGGTGGCCCTGGACGACGTCAGCGTCGAGTTCCGGCAGGGCGAGTTCACCGCGATCATGGGACCGTCGGGTTCCGGCAAGTCGACCCTGATGCACTGCATGGCCGGGCTGGACGCGGTCTCCTCGGGCTCCGCCACAATCGGCGACACCGAACTGGTCGGGCTGAAGGACAAGCAGCTGACCCAGCTGCGCCGGGACAAGATCGGCTTCATCTTCCAGGCCTTCAACCTGCTGCCGACCCTGACCGCGCTGGAGAACATCACGCTGCCGATGGACATCGCCGGCCGCAAGGTCGACAAGGCCTGGCTGGACGCGGTGGTGGACACCGTGGGCCTGTCCGGCCGCCTCAGCCACCGCCCGAGCCAGCTCTCCGGCGGCCAGCAGCAGCGGGTGGCCTGCGCCCGGGCCCTGGCCGGCCGCCCCGAGATCATCTTCGCCGACGAGCCGACCGGCAACCTGGACTCCCGCTCCGGCGGCGAGATCCTCGCCTTCCTGCGCAACTCGGTGCGCGACCTCGGCCAGACCGTGGTCATGGTGACCCACGACCCGGTGGCCGCGAGCTACGCGGACCGGGTGGTCTTCCTGGCCGACGGCCGGATCGTCGACGAGCTGACCGCCCCCACCGCCGACGCGGTGCTGGACCGGATGCGCAGCTTCGACGCGAAGGGGCGGACCAGCTGA
- a CDS encoding DUF1203 domain-containing protein, protein MTTVTTTITAYTVLPIAPVVLAELRRLDDAGNVPVRVHDTEGGSPLRCCLRRAEPGAHLLLLSYAPLRRWADETGAHPGPYDEVGPVFVHACPADCPGPTSSGYPAAMHRGDRVLRAYDRNGHILRGVHVEPGPELADEVLAAMFSDPEVAVVHVRALGHGCFQHEVRRA, encoded by the coding sequence ATGACCACAGTGACGACCACCATCACCGCCTACACCGTGCTCCCCATCGCCCCGGTCGTGCTGGCCGAACTGCGGCGCCTCGACGACGCCGGCAACGTGCCGGTGCGGGTGCACGACACCGAGGGCGGCAGCCCGCTGCGCTGCTGCCTGCGCCGCGCCGAACCGGGGGCCCACCTGCTGCTGCTCTCCTACGCCCCGCTGCGCCGCTGGGCCGACGAGACCGGCGCCCACCCCGGCCCCTACGACGAGGTCGGCCCGGTCTTCGTGCACGCCTGCCCCGCGGACTGCCCCGGTCCCACGAGCAGCGGCTACCCGGCCGCCATGCACCGCGGCGACCGGGTCCTGCGCGCCTACGACCGCAACGGCCACATCCTGCGCGGCGTCCACGTCGAGCCCGGCCCCGAACTGGCCGACGAAGTCCTCGCCGCGATGTTCAGCGACCCCGAGGTCGCCGTGGTCCACGTCCGCGCCCTCGGCCACGGCTGCTTCCAGCACGAGGTCCGCCGGGCCTGA
- a CDS encoding cystathionine beta-synthase — translation MQYHNSIIELVGDTPLVKLNKVAEGISATVLAKVEYFNPGGSVKDRIALRMIEAAEASGALRPGGTIVEPTSGNTGVGLAIVAQQKGYKCIFVCPDKVSTDKINTLRAYGAEVVVCPTAVAPEHPDSYYNVSDRLVRETPNAWKPDQYSNPDNPASHYHSTGPELWEQTEGKITHFVAGVGTGGTISGTGRYLKDASGGKVQVVGADPEGSVYSGGTGRPYLVEGVGEDFWPTAYDRTVADEIVAVSDKDSFQMTRRLAKEEGLLVGGSCGMAVVAALEVAKRLGPDDVVVVLLPDGGRGYLSKIFNDDWMADYGFLPTAEDEATIGEVLARKDAIEHEGIPQFVHMHPSETVGEAVQVLRDFGVSQMPVVSPGAGHPDIMAGEVIGSVAERDLLEALFSGGAQLGDPLEKHMSRPLPVVGSGESVTGLMSVLEQNDAAVVLIDGKPQGIVTRQDLLAFMAGRAGH, via the coding sequence GTGCAGTACCACAATTCGATCATCGAGCTGGTCGGCGACACCCCGTTGGTGAAGCTCAACAAGGTGGCCGAGGGCATCTCCGCCACCGTGCTCGCGAAGGTCGAGTACTTCAACCCGGGTGGCTCGGTCAAGGACCGCATCGCGCTGCGGATGATCGAGGCGGCCGAGGCGTCCGGTGCCCTGAGGCCCGGCGGCACCATCGTGGAGCCGACCAGTGGCAACACCGGTGTCGGCCTGGCGATCGTGGCCCAGCAGAAGGGCTACAAGTGCATCTTCGTCTGCCCGGACAAGGTCTCCACTGACAAGATCAACACGCTGCGGGCGTACGGCGCCGAGGTCGTGGTCTGCCCGACCGCGGTGGCCCCCGAGCACCCGGACTCCTACTACAACGTCTCCGACCGCCTGGTCCGGGAGACCCCCAACGCCTGGAAGCCGGACCAGTACTCCAACCCGGACAACCCGGCCTCGCACTACCACTCCACCGGCCCGGAGCTGTGGGAGCAGACCGAGGGCAAGATCACGCACTTCGTCGCCGGCGTCGGCACCGGCGGCACCATCTCCGGCACCGGCCGCTACCTGAAGGACGCCTCCGGCGGCAAGGTGCAGGTCGTCGGCGCCGACCCGGAGGGCTCGGTCTACTCCGGCGGCACCGGCCGCCCGTACCTGGTCGAGGGCGTCGGTGAGGACTTCTGGCCGACCGCCTACGACCGCACGGTGGCCGACGAGATCGTGGCCGTGTCGGACAAGGACTCGTTCCAGATGACCCGCCGCCTCGCCAAGGAGGAGGGCCTGCTGGTCGGCGGCTCCTGCGGGATGGCCGTGGTGGCCGCGCTGGAGGTCGCCAAGCGGCTCGGCCCGGACGACGTGGTCGTGGTGCTGCTGCCGGACGGCGGCCGCGGCTACCTGTCGAAGATCTTCAACGACGACTGGATGGCCGACTACGGCTTCCTGCCCACCGCCGAGGACGAGGCCACCATCGGCGAGGTGCTGGCCCGCAAGGACGCCATCGAGCACGAGGGCATCCCGCAGTTCGTCCACATGCACCCGAGCGAGACGGTCGGCGAGGCGGTCCAGGTGCTGCGCGACTTCGGCGTCTCCCAGATGCCGGTGGTCTCGCCGGGCGCCGGGCACCCGGACATCATGGCCGGCGAGGTGATCGGCTCGGTGGCCGAGCGCGACCTGCTGGAGGCGCTGTTCAGCGGCGGCGCGCAGCTGGGCGACCCGCTGGAGAAGCACATGTCGCGGCCGCTGCCGGTGGTCGGCTCGGGCGAGTCGGTGACCGGTCTGATGAGCGTGCTGGAGCAGAACGACGCCGCGGTGGTGCTGATCGACGGCAAGCCGCAGGGCATCGTGACCCGGCAGGACCTGCTGGCCTTCATGGCCGGTCGCGCCGGTCACTGA
- a CDS encoding DUF4307 domain-containing protein → MTATSASQPGGLPEGRYGGRSDQEADRRLKVIGAVLGVLVLALIAWLGGSYLMRESKLSGAVAEFQVVSDSEVQAQLSVTKSSGTGGTCTIRSEAADHSVVGQLDVPVPTSGSSFIQVVTIRTTARGTTAELLGCTPSK, encoded by the coding sequence ATGACCGCGACCAGCGCATCCCAGCCGGGCGGGCTGCCCGAGGGCCGCTACGGCGGTCGGAGCGACCAGGAGGCGGACCGCCGCCTGAAGGTGATCGGCGCGGTCCTCGGCGTCCTGGTGCTGGCCCTGATCGCCTGGCTGGGCGGTTCCTACCTGATGCGCGAGAGCAAGCTGAGCGGCGCCGTGGCGGAGTTCCAGGTGGTCTCCGACAGCGAGGTGCAGGCCCAGCTCTCGGTCACCAAGAGCTCGGGCACCGGCGGCACCTGCACCATCCGCTCGGAGGCCGCAGACCACTCGGTGGTCGGCCAGCTCGACGTCCCGGTCCCGACGTCCGGCAGCAGCTTCATCCAGGTGGTCACCATCCGCACCACCGCCCGCGGCACCACCGCCGAGCTGCTGGGATGCACTCCGTCGAAGTAG